The following coding sequences are from one Neurospora crassa OR74A linkage group I, whole genome shotgun sequence window:
- a CDS encoding elongation factor 3, whose protein sequence is MTVPIMVADGAAPPVSQADVASILDTVFNAKTSQASIDAAYGLCEVLLQSYGYRGLEFYGVLSELKKAAADKKSGLKREGAQNLLGALFERFPPRQPASESLLTSPEAGLVACALDALADKGAVVREAAQYGLDALYNNLSPEALVVGLLPALIAYLEKSTGKWQGTIGAYQLIEKISNKAQITIGTTKEEAAEQDVLREAMGTKLARLIPIVEGGMLDMKNEVAKQAVKTMTALTTLLSNDDVAPRIPLLIETMQHPSPATVQKAIHALSMTTFVAIVTAPVLALLTPFLERSLSNPGTPQEVLRQTVVITENLTKLVHDPIEARTFLPKLQPGIKSVVDRASLPEVREIATRALAVMDKAMGSDQDKVIERTHAEDVGKVLDAEVQKAGGLVGDPVVYQTVRKYVGEMVAEDVNHRHCNRIAARTGPYLSFLVADPVAVGEAVQKHYVDEDAIKYGVPEKEDDGEIEIVNADFSLAYGGMLLLQHTNLRLLKGHRYGLCGRNGAGKSTLMKAIASGKLEGFPSQDVLRTCYVEHNQGEDADISILDFMVKDPTIASEGRERISAVLEEFGFTSGPEGRQSQKVGSLSGGWKMKLALARAMLQKADVLLLDEPTNHLDVANIKWLEEYLKSHTDITSLIVSHDSGFLDNVTTDIYHYEPNKKLGHYKGNLAAFVNVRPEAKAYYTLSASNVQFKFPPPGILSGVKSQTRAIIRMTDVSFTYPNAPKPSLSGVTCQLSLSSRVAIIGPNGAGKSTLIKLLTGEVIPTAGKVEKHPNLRIGYIKQHALEHVEMHLEKTPNQYLQWRYQHGDDREVHMKQTRQLTEADKEQMDKFVDVGDGKGKRQVEALVGRQKYKKTFQYEVKWRGFLPKHNTMISRETLLELGFQKLIQEFDDHESSREGLGYRELQPAVISKHFEDLGLDPEIANHNEIGSLSGGQKVKVVIAGAMWNNPHMLVLDEPTNFLDRDSLGGLAVAIRDFKGGVVMISHNEEFVGALASETWNVVDGRVTHKGQNSAALDRFEDSKPASAVTSGLNTPMGMSEPSTAVNSGAEDNSLGVTGESMTFKAKKKKKMTKKELKEREARRRLRHIEWLNSPKGTPHPKDTDDEDE, encoded by the exons ATGACAGTCCCTATCATGGTCGCTGATGGCGCCGCGCCGCCCGTCAGCCAGGCCGACGTGGCTTCTATCCTCGACACTGTCTTCAACGCAAAGACGTCGCAAGCCTCCATCGACGCCGCTTACGGTCTTTGCGAAGTCCTCCTTCAGTCCTACGGCTACCGTGGCCTCGAATTCTACGGCGTCCTTAGCGAACTCAAgaaggccgccgccgacaaGAAGAGCGGTCTCAAGCGCGAAGGCGCCCAAAACCTCCTCGGCGCCCTCTTCGAGAGGTTCCCTCCTCGTCAGCCCGCCAGCGAGTCCCTCCTCACATCGCCTGAAGCCGGTCTTGTCGCGTGCGCTCTCGACGCCCTCGCTGATAAGGGTGCCGTCGTCCGCGAGGCTGCCCAGTACGGTCTCGATGCTCTCTACAACAACCTGAGCCCCGAGGCTCTTGTCGTTGGCCTCCTCCCTGCCCTCATCGCCTACCTGGAGAAGTCCACCGGCAAGTGGCAGGGAACCATTGGCGCCTACCAGCTTATCGAGAAGATCTCCAACAAGGCTCAAATCACAATTGGCAccaccaaggaggaggcggccgaGCAGGATGTTCTCCGCGAGGCCATGGGCACCAAACTTGCCCGCTTGATTCCCATTGTCGAGGGCGGCATGCTCGACATGAAGAACGAGGTCGCCAAGCAGGCTGTCAAGACCATGACCGCTCTTACCACCCTGCTGTCCAACGACGACGTCGCTCCTCGCATCCCTCTGCTCATCGAGACCATGCAGCACCCCTCGCCCGCCACCGTCCAGAAGGCCATCCACGCCCTTTCCATGACCACCTTCGTTGCCATCGTCACCGCCCCTGTCCTTGCCCTCCTTACTCCCTTCTTGGAGCGCTCTCTCAGCAACCCCGGCACTCCTCAAGAAGTCCTCCGCCAGACTGTCGTCATTACCGAGAACCTGACCAAGCTTGTCCACGACCCCATCGAGGCCCGTACCTTCCTTCCCAAGCTCCAGCCTGGTATCAAGAGCGTTGTCGACCGCGCTTCTCTCCCCGAGGTCCGTGAGATTGCCACTCGCGCTCTCGCTGTGATGGACAAGGCCATGGGTAGCGACCAGGACAAGGTCATTGAGCGCACACACGCCGAGGATGTTGGCAAGGTCTTGGACGCTGAGGTCCAGAAGGCCGGTGGTCTTGTTGGCGACCCCGTCGTCTACCAGACCGTCCGCAAGTACGTTGGCGAGATGGTTGCCGAGGATGTCAACCACCGCCACTGCAACCGCATTGCTGCCAGAACTGGCCCTTACCTCAGCTTCCTCGTCGCGGACCCTGTCGCTGTCGGAGAGGCCGTACAGAAGCACTACGTTGACGAGGATGCCATCAAGTATGGTGTTcctgagaaggaggatgacggCGAGATCGAGATTGTCAACGCCGACTTCTCCCTTGCCTACGGCGGTATGCTTTTGCTCCAGCACACCAACCTTCGTCTGCTCAAGGGTCACCGTTACGGTCTCTGCGGTCGCAACGGTGCCGGCAAGTCTACCCTCATGAAGGCCATTGCTTCCGGCAAGCTCGAGGGTTTCCCCTCCCAGGATGTTCTCCGTACCTGCTACGTTGAGCACAACCAGGGTGAGGATGCCGATATCAGCATTCTGGACTTCATGGTCAAGGATCCTACCATTGCCTCGGAGGGTCGTGAGCGCATTTCTGCCGTTCTTGAGGAGTTCGGTTTCACATCTGGCCCCGAGGGTCGTCAGTCGCAAAAGGTCGGCTCGCTCTCCGGTGGTTGGAAGATGAAGCTCGCCTTGGCGCGTGCCATGCTTCAGAAGGCCGATGTCCTGTTGCTCGACGAACCTACTAACCATCTTGATGTTGCCAACATCAAGTGGCTCGAGGAGTACCTCAAGTCCCACACCGACATCACCTCCCTGATTGTGTCTCACGACTCCGGTTTCCTCGACAATGTCACCACCGACATCTACCACTACGAGCCCAACAAGAAGCTTGGCCACTACAAGGGCAACCTCGCCGCCTTCGTCAACGTCCGCCCCGAGGCCAAGGCCTACTACACTCTCTCTGCCTCCAATGTCCAGTTCAAGTTCCCTCCCCCGGGTATCCTGTCTGGTGTCAAGTCGCAGACTCGTGCCATTATCCGTATGACGGATGTCTCCTTCACCTACCCCAACGCCCCCAAGCCTTCGCTCAGCGGCGTCACCTGCCAGCTTTCGCTCTCCTCCCGCGTGGCCATTATCGGCCCCAACGGTGCTGGCAAGTCCACCCTGATCAAGCTGCTCACTGGCGAGGTTATTCCTACGGCTGGAAAGGTCGAGAAGCACCCCAACCTTCGTATCGGTTACATCAAGCAGCACGCTCTTGAGCACGTTGAGATGCATCTCGAGAAGACCCCCAACCAGTATCTCCAGTGGCGCTACCAGCACGGTGATGACCGCGAAGTCCACATGAAGCAGACGCGCCAGTTGACGGAAGCCGACAAGGAGCAGATGGATAAGTTCGTCGATGTCGGTGATGGCAAGGGCAAGAGGCAGGTGGAGGCTTTGGTTGGTCGTCAGAAGTACAAGAAGACCTTCCAGTATGAGGT CAAATGGCGTGGGTTCCTTCCCAAGCACAACACCATGATCTCCCGCGAGACCCTTCTCGAGCTCGGATTCCAGAAGCTCATCCAGGAGTTCGACGACCACGAGTCCTCGCGCGAAGGTCTCGGTTACCGCGAGCTCCAGCCCGCTGTCATCTCCAAGCATTTCGAGGACCTCGGTCTCGACCCCGAGATCGCCAACCACAACGAGATTGGCTCTCTGTCCGGTGGTCAAAAGGTCAAGGTCGTCATTGCCGGTGCCATGTGGAACAACCCTCATATGTTGGTTCTTGACGAGCCTACCAACTTCTTGGATCGTGACTCCCTCGGTGGTCTTGCTGTCGCCATCCGCGACTTCAAGGGCGGTGTGGTTATGATTTCTCATAACGAAGAGTTTGTCGGTGCTCTCGCTTCCGAGACATGGAATGTTGTTGACGGCCGCGTCACCCACAAGGGTCAGAACTCTGCTGCTCTTGATCGCTTTGAGGACAGCAAGCCTGCCTCTGCTGTCACCAGTGGCTTGAACACCCCCATGGGCATGAGCGAGCCTAGCACTGCTGTCAACTCGGGCGCCGAGGATAACAGCCTCGGAGTCACGGGCGAAAGCATGACgttcaaggccaagaagaagaagaagatgaccaAGAAGGAGCTCAAGGAGCGCGAAGCCAGAAGGAGACTGAGGCATATTGAGTGGCTGAACAGCCCCAAGGGAACGCCGCATCCCAAGGAcacggatgatgaggatgaatgA
- a CDS encoding glucan 1,3-beta-glucosidase, with protein MDHRHTMDNDHREHLDPRASGRHNFDSGVESRASQRSNEGSNENPFASPIPTRPPSSFDTSSNSGGIGAHHEALPGGQRYFHSRRVRKGEVEKPWAEKKDPKEKWVTIIPLVGIFIGLAISGFLIWDGIRSVVKHKYCLVLDEDWSQGIRDSVWQHEVQLGGFGNGEFQQTTKDNAYIEDGKLVIKATLQDDKLLLSDSKVDLLASGDCTSTVYRDCVAATNTTVGNSSIVPPVLSARLNTRLGASIKYGRVEVTARLPEGDWLWPAIWMMPVNSTYGQWPQSGEIDLAESRGNNYTYPQGGNDIISSTLHWGPSSLSDAFWRTNVKRQALHTTFANKFHTFGLEWSEKYLFTYVDSRLLQVLYVNFNKPLWQRGNFPQVDENGTRTTDPWGYTGRLNTPFDQKFYLILNVAVGGTNGWFQDQSNGKPWVDSSPNAKKDFWLAKDQWFPTWKSPQMEVEKVVMWQQCDGHEEL; from the exons ATGGACCACAGACACACCATGGACAACGACCACCGCGAACATCTCGACCCTCGGGCAAGCGGCCGTCACAACTTTGACTCGGGCGTCGAGTCTCGAGCCTCGCAACGCTCCAACGAGGGCTCCAACGAGAACCCCTTTGCCAGTCCCATTCCCACCCGTCCACCATCAAGCTTCGACACATCCTCGAACTCTGGTGGTATAGGAGCTCACCACGAAGCTTTGCCCGGTGGCCAACGATACTTCCACTCTCGTCGAGTACGCAAGGGCGAGGTAGAAAAGCCATGGGCAGAGAAGAAAGACCCCAAGGAGAAGTGGGTGACGATTATTCCTCTGGTCGGCATCTTCATTGGCTTGGCCATCTCTGGGTTCCTGATATGGGATGGGATCAGGTCCGTGGTGAAGCACAAGTACTGTTTGGTGCTGGATGAGGATTGGAGTCAAGGAATTAGGGACAGTGTGTGGCAGCACGAGGTACAATTGGGTGGTTTTGG CAACGGCGAATTCCAGCAAACCACCAAAGACAACGCCTACATCGAAGACGGAAAGCTTGTCATCAAAGCCACCCTCCAAGACGACaagctcctcctctccgACTCCAAAGTCGACCTCCTCGCCTCGGGCGACTGCACCTCCACCGTTTACCGAGACTGCGTAGcagccaccaacaccaccgtcGGTAACAGTTCCATCGTGCCTCCCGTCCTCTCGGCCCGCCTCAACACCCGTCTCGGCGCCTCCATCAAATACGGCCGTGTTGAAGTCACCGCCCGCCTGCCCGAAGGAGACTGGCTATGGCCCGCCATCTGGATGATGCCCGTTAACAGCACCTACGGCCAGTGGCCTCAATCCGGTGAGATTGATCTGGCTGAGTCCCGCGGCAACAACTACACGTACCCACAAGGCGGCAACGACATCATCTCCTCCACGCTGCACTGGggtccttcttccctttcagACGCCTTCTGGCGCACCAACGTCAAGCGCCAGGCCCTGCACACCACGTTCGCAAACAAATTCCACACTTTCGGTCTCGAATGGTCCGAGAAGTACCTCTTCACCTACGTCGACTCGCGCCTGCTGCAAGTCCTCTACGTGAACTTCAACAAACCCCTCTGGCAACGGGGTAACTTCCCGCAGGTAGACGAGAACGGCACTCGCACCACTGACCCCTGGGGATACACGGGCCGCCTGAACACGCCCTTTGATCAAAAGTTCTATTTGATCTTGAATGTCGCGGTAGGTGGAACGAACGGGTGGTTCCAGGACCAGTCGAATGGCAAGCCGTGGGTGGATTCGAGTCCGAATGCCAAAAAGGACTTTTGGCTGGCTAAGGATCAGTGGTTCCCCACGTGGAAGAGCCCGCAGATGGAGGTGGAGAAGGTCGTTATGTGGCAGCAGTGTGATGGGCATGAGGAGCTgtag